One Clostridia bacterium genomic region harbors:
- a CDS encoding DUF262 domain-containing protein, whose amino-acid sequence MSTVSYVDRIKPTDKGIYSYLEDLRNKNYQIPTFQREVVWEKDNVKKLWDSIYKFYPLGSILIWKTDVKLQNHRKVGGHVIGGEEFERVQYQYILDGQQRTTSLLTSIYGGEIEGNKDFEPSLYVDLTIEDSEEIDDDSYKKRFLFWNEIDDDNKRLRANMKRKRRYDQGLIVKLKDIKENYGLIEENLVNKSEENYSYNHPVRKQLRKIKSVLDNYRISLIELKGIQVSEVCEIFERINQEGKPLNIFDIIVAKTFRPSNKEQKEFYLRDIINRFKTSKTSEYMNIDDLTYLQILAVLINKDVEGSGVLNITDRYLNNIRAEQIENVWDEAQKAILKTFDFFENHLRIKGPHLIPFRYFYMTIAYYFYKNKRPDYEFINKYFWYYSFHREDLLRNTTHLWNHISFLEEKKNDENPEFDKFIIDRNDLRTASYSSRGRLSRSILSLYASKDPRDWENPNRSVLSDVYYTITDKPNLHHIFPMDYIEKNIAKNKLGGNSLMNIAYLTQITNIRISNKNPIEYIKDYDSGSFGEVLKNHLISPEILDWSREHEMPENALDIFIESRLENILSDLKEKLLNIKFEVIDTASVNEDK is encoded by the coding sequence ATGAGTACAGTGAGTTATGTAGATAGGATTAAACCAACTGATAAGGGTATATACTCTTATCTAGAAGACTTAAGGAATAAAAATTACCAGATACCTACATTTCAAAGAGAAGTTGTTTGGGAAAAAGATAATGTGAAAAAGTTATGGGATAGTATTTATAAATTTTATCCATTAGGAAGTATTTTGATTTGGAAGACTGATGTAAAGCTTCAGAATCATAGAAAAGTAGGTGGACATGTTATAGGTGGGGAAGAATTTGAACGGGTTCAGTATCAGTATATTTTAGATGGACAGCAAAGGACTACTTCTCTGTTGACTTCAATTTATGGAGGTGAAATTGAGGGAAACAAAGATTTTGAACCAAGTCTTTATGTGGATTTAACAATCGAAGACTCAGAAGAGATAGATGATGATAGCTATAAAAAAAGATTTTTATTTTGGAATGAGATAGATGATGATAATAAAAGATTAAGAGCTAATATGAAGAGAAAAAGAAGATATGATCAAGGTCTTATAGTTAAATTGAAAGATATTAAAGAAAATTATGGATTAATAGAAGAAAATTTGGTTAACAAGTCAGAAGAAAATTATAGCTATAATCATCCTGTAAGAAAGCAGTTAAGAAAAATTAAAAGTGTTTTAGATAACTATAGAATCTCCTTGATTGAACTTAAGGGAATACAGGTATCGGAAGTATGTGAGATATTTGAAAGAATAAATCAGGAAGGCAAGCCATTAAATATATTTGATATCATTGTTGCAAAGACATTTAGGCCATCAAATAAAGAACAAAAAGAATTTTATTTAAGAGATATTATAAATAGATTTAAGACATCTAAAACTAGTGAATATATGAATATTGATGACCTAACGTATCTACAGATATTAGCTGTTTTAATTAATAAAGATGTTGAAGGATCTGGAGTCTTAAATATTACTGATAGATACTTAAATAATATTCGTGCAGAACAAATTGAAAATGTATGGGATGAAGCGCAAAAAGCTATATTAAAAACTTTTGATTTTTTTGAAAATCATTTGAGAATAAAAGGTCCACATCTAATACCTTTTAGATATTTTTACATGACAATAGCATACTATTTTTATAAAAATAAAAGACCAGATTATGAATTTATAAATAAATATTTTTGGTATTATAGTTTTCATAGAGAAGATTTGCTAAGAAATACTACTCATTTATGGAACCATATTAGTTTCTTAGAAGAGAAGAAAAATGATGAAAATCCAGAGTTTGATAAATTTATAATTGATAGAAACGATTTAAGAACAGCTTCCTATAGTTCAAGAGGTAGATTATCTAGATCTATTTTATCCTTGTACGCAAGTAAAGACCCAAGAGACTGGGAAAATCCAAATCGTAGTGTGCTTTCAGATGTATATTACACCATTACTGATAAACCGAATTTACACCATATATTTCCTATGGATTATATTGAGAAAAATATTGCTAAAAACAAACTTGGAGGCAATAGTTTAATGAATATTGCTTATTTAACTCAGATAACTAATATAAGAATTAGCAATAAAAATCCAATAGAATATATCAAAGATTATGATTCAGGAAGTTTTGGTGAAGTACTAAAGAACCATTTAATATCTCCTGAAATCTTAGATTGGTCAAGAGAACATGAGATGCCAGAAAATGCCTTAGATATTTTTATAGAGAGTAGACTAGAGAATATACTTAGTGATTTGAAAGAAAAACTTTTAAATATTAAATTTGAGGTTATAGATACTGCCTCTGTTAATGAGGATAAATAA
- a CDS encoding VapE family protein: PNQIRLWDDSLNNRLGLDIEKQFDLNYNANKMWEAIRFVANQYEISPPMQYLERLNWKGDEGTIRKLLPTYLGAEDTELNAWIMEHMILGLIKRVFEPGAKFDEMIVLVGGQGIGKSTFARYLAIKDDWFCTIENIQGKDAVMNLMGKTVVEIEEFVALRNAKSANEAKSFLSKLSDRIRIPYEKFSTDVPRTCILIGTLNERTFLNDHTGERRYLPVECHKENRKKAIYLDKDFQRDQSEKEYLDLIREDFNQALAYGYKLYKEKKHSWTLPKELLKDFYMEQEKFKYLNPDVEDIRYFLEEYKPRSQEPNVTCFKELAMQGYQIKSKSFSEIMDNYFPEWKAIRSSKTKRIAPSGVSIPVKLYYEREEKKEKL; encoded by the coding sequence CCAAATCAAATAAGGCTATGGGATGACTCTTTAAATAATAGACTAGGCTTAGACATCGAAAAGCAATTTGACCTAAACTATAATGCCAATAAGATGTGGGAGGCAATTAGGTTTGTAGCCAACCAATACGAAATAAGCCCACCCATGCAATATCTAGAAAGATTAAATTGGAAGGGTGATGAAGGAACAATAAGAAAACTTCTGCCTACCTATCTAGGAGCAGAAGATACAGAACTTAATGCCTGGATTATGGAACATATGATTTTAGGTTTAATAAAAAGAGTCTTTGAACCAGGAGCTAAGTTTGATGAAATGATAGTCTTAGTAGGTGGTCAAGGAATAGGTAAATCTACCTTTGCTAGATACTTAGCCATTAAAGATGATTGGTTTTGTACCATTGAAAACATTCAAGGTAAGGATGCTGTTATGAACTTAATGGGAAAGACTGTAGTAGAAATTGAAGAATTTGTAGCCTTAAGAAATGCAAAGTCTGCCAATGAAGCAAAATCCTTTTTATCTAAACTAAGTGATAGAATAAGAATTCCTTATGAGAAATTTTCTACCGATGTTCCTAGGACTTGTATTTTAATTGGAACATTAAATGAAAGAACTTTTTTAAATGACCATACAGGAGAGAGAAGATATTTACCTGTAGAATGTCACAAGGAAAATAGAAAGAAGGCCATTTATCTAGACAAGGATTTTCAAAGAGACCAATCAGAAAAAGAATATCTAGATTTAATTCGAGAAGATTTTAACCAGGCCTTAGCCTATGGTTATAAACTTTACAAAGAGAAGAAACATTCTTGGACTTTGCCAAAAGAACTATTAAAAGATTTTTACATGGAGCAAGAAAAATTTAAATACCTCAATCCAGATGTAGAAGATATCAGGTACTTCTTAGAAGAATATAAGCCAAGAAGTCAAGAGCCTAATGTAACCTGCTTCAAGGAATTAGCCATGCAAGGCTATCAAATAAAATCAAAATCTTTCTCTGAAATAATGGACAACTACTTCCCAGAATGGAAGGCTATCAGATCATCAAAGACTAAAAGGATTGCTCCTAGTGGGGTATCTATACCTGTAAAACTTTATTATGAGAGAGAGGAAAAGAAAGAAAAATTGTAA
- a CDS encoding DUF1413 domain-containing protein: MKIDVNKIISSQELLEDFKGICEILESDNEMFIFQSNKPSHVIMTIDHYQNIVGYSREKNTDTVDYADNEDLDTMLNKIGKRIFIDYYYIFKTDDNPEDQLISEDFTLNSRRSRSSSARKIFRDNLQLAALKNIIQSPRLDEETLDKAREILESETGTKSDISPIEEYNCEKDNMKIGKTVRYLLTRFLQGEHLTENEVRSMTDEEYSKRIFNINFQVLKEVDENASIDEQKRDQRGYNRYYDSPIGMGNKKYLLCSQWVDNLHRKAFERWLEDKLMEILISRVELLNSGTEFRIKDQLSDFWQYIPHNTLRLLGKKFYNYSISQKNIEPIDKRNNNQYYKKL, from the coding sequence ATGAAAATTGATGTTAATAAAATCATTAGCTCTCAAGAATTATTAGAGGATTTTAAAGGTATTTGTGAAATATTGGAATCAGATAATGAGATGTTTATATTTCAAAGTAATAAACCTTCCCATGTCATAATGACAATTGACCATTACCAAAACATAGTAGGGTATTCAAGAGAGAAAAATACGGATACTGTAGATTATGCTGACAACGAAGATCTAGATACAATGCTAAATAAGATTGGCAAAAGAATATTTATTGACTACTACTATATTTTCAAGACAGATGACAACCCTGAGGATCAATTAATTTCTGAAGACTTTACCCTTAATTCAAGAAGAAGTAGAAGCTCCAGTGCAAGGAAAATTTTCAGAGATAACCTTCAATTAGCAGCATTAAAAAATATTATTCAGTCCCCAAGACTCGATGAAGAAACTCTAGATAAAGCAAGGGAGATATTAGAATCGGAGACAGGAACTAAATCAGATATTAGTCCTATAGAAGAGTATAATTGCGAGAAAGATAATATGAAGATTGGAAAGACCGTCAGGTATTTATTAACACGTTTCTTGCAAGGTGAACACCTAACAGAAAATGAAGTAAGGTCTATGACTGATGAAGAATATTCAAAAAGAATATTTAATATAAATTTCCAAGTGCTAAAAGAAGTGGATGAAAATGCTTCAATTGATGAACAAAAACGTGACCAAAGGGGATACAACAGATACTACGATTCACCTATAGGAATGGGTAATAAGAAATATCTTTTATGTTCTCAATGGGTTGATAACCTGCACAGAAAGGCTTTTGAACGTTGGCTAGAAGATAAGCTTATGGAAATTCTTATTTCTCGTGTTGAACTACTAAATTCAGGAACTGAGTTTAGAATAAAGGATCAATTAAGTGACTTTTGGCAGTATATACCACATAATACACTAAGGTTGTTGGGAAAGAAATTCTACAACTATTCAATTAGTCAAAAAAATATAGAACCAATTGACAAACGCAATAATAATCAATATTATAAAAAACTTTAG
- a CDS encoding phage portal protein — MQIPILSRLFKSRAEPKNSLFGSTYSFFFGSTNSGKTVNERTAMQTTAVYACVRILAETIASLSLHTYMNTETGKEKAREHPMYHLLSDSPNPEMTSFVFRETLMGHLLLWGNSYSQIIRDGHGKVVALYPLLPDKMKVERSENGEIYYIYNSEGKDYLLRNTEVLHIPGLGFDGLIGYSPIAMAKNAIGMALATEEYGAKFFSNGANPGGVLEHPGVVKDPHRIRDSWNQVYQGTSNAHRVAVLEEGMKFSPIGIPPEQAQFLETRKYQTEEICRIFRVPPHLVGDLERATFSNIEHQSISFVVHTIRPWLVSIEQSINKALFSDKEKEKYFVSFLVEGLLRGDYESRMRGYSIGIQNGFMSPNDVWGLRGYP, encoded by the coding sequence ATCCAAATACCAATATTATCAAGATTATTTAAATCAAGGGCTGAACCTAAAAACTCTTTATTTGGCTCTACCTATAGTTTTTTCTTTGGGTCCACGAATAGTGGAAAAACAGTCAATGAAAGAACAGCTATGCAAACCACAGCTGTATATGCCTGTGTAAGAATACTAGCTGAAACAATAGCTTCACTGTCGCTTCATACTTATATGAATACTGAAACAGGGAAAGAAAAAGCTAGGGAACATCCAATGTATCACCTTCTTTCAGATTCCCCAAATCCTGAGATGACTTCATTTGTCTTTAGAGAGACACTTATGGGTCATCTTTTATTATGGGGAAATTCCTACTCTCAAATAATAAGGGATGGCCATGGCAAAGTGGTAGCCTTATATCCCTTGCTTCCAGACAAGATGAAGGTGGAAAGAAGTGAAAATGGTGAAATCTACTATATCTATAACAGTGAAGGAAAAGATTATCTTTTAAGAAATACAGAGGTGCTTCATATACCAGGTTTAGGGTTTGATGGACTTATTGGATACTCCCCAATTGCCATGGCTAAAAATGCGATTGGTATGGCACTGGCTACTGAAGAATATGGTGCTAAGTTCTTTTCAAATGGAGCAAACCCTGGTGGAGTTTTGGAACATCCTGGAGTTGTAAAGGACCCTCATAGAATTAGGGATAGCTGGAATCAAGTCTACCAAGGAACATCTAATGCTCATAGGGTGGCAGTTCTTGAAGAAGGGATGAAATTCTCACCTATAGGTATTCCACCAGAGCAAGCACAGTTTTTAGAAACAAGAAAATATCAAACTGAGGAAATCTGTAGGATCTTTAGAGTTCCTCCTCATTTGGTTGGTGATTTAGAAAGGGCTACTTTTTCAAATATTGAACATCAATCAATTAGCTTTGTGGTTCATACTATTAGACCTTGGCTAGTTAGTATAGAGCAATCTATTAATAAGGCTCTCTTTTCAGATAAAGAAAAAGAAAAATACTTTGTTAGCTTTTTAGTTGAGGGACTCCTTCGTGGAGATTATGAATCAAGAATGAGGGGTTATTCCATCGGCATTCAAAATGGTTTTATGTCTCCCAACGATGTCTGGGGTCTTAGGGGCTACCCCTAA
- a CDS encoding DUF3387 domain-containing protein, translating into MQAIARVNRVYPGKNSGLIVDYLNLFKSMKRALGDYANPDNEDEMPVKNIEAMLDLLDQTIDETYKFCKKLSIDFDRILDIDEAFSRISLFEEYLNILLDKDDYKEEFKIYTNLCRNIYEGSKPEVFEKRWNNKYLTIIFYLDDMFKAAVRDVNIDRAKIELDKTLDLSVKANSVKEDGSEEYGIKAMKTISLAEINTEDIKRKIQESPYKNIEIQELRSFIEEKLEKLLEENKTRISFSERYKVIIDKYNSGNSSNENYYEDLIGFVDDLKEEDERNIKEGLTDKELELYDLLKKDNLTKKEEEQVKLSAKKLYEAIMREDSETKVVDWYKDEQPRRKVKLRVEKVLDDFLPDSYN; encoded by the coding sequence ATGCAAGCCATAGCAAGAGTAAATAGGGTATATCCAGGAAAAAACTCAGGTCTAATAGTAGACTATCTAAACCTATTTAAATCTATGAAAAGGGCCCTTGGTGACTATGCGAATCCAGATAATGAAGACGAAATGCCTGTAAAAAATATAGAAGCTATGCTAGATTTATTGGATCAAACTATAGATGAAACTTATAAGTTTTGCAAGAAGCTTAGTATAGATTTTGATAGGATATTAGACATAGACGAAGCCTTTTCAAGAATATCTTTATTTGAAGAATATCTAAATATATTACTAGATAAAGATGATTACAAAGAAGAATTTAAGATTTATACAAATTTATGTAGAAATATATATGAGGGCAGTAAACCAGAAGTATTTGAAAAGAGATGGAACAATAAATATCTTACTATTATATTTTATCTAGATGATATGTTTAAGGCTGCTGTTAGAGATGTAAATATAGATAGGGCTAAAATTGAATTAGATAAAACATTGGATTTAAGTGTTAAAGCTAATTCTGTAAAAGAAGATGGTTCTGAAGAATATGGAATAAAGGCTATGAAGACTATAAGTCTTGCAGAAATAAATACAGAAGATATAAAAAGGAAAATACAAGAATCACCATACAAGAATATCGAAATACAAGAGCTTAGAAGCTTTATAGAAGAAAAACTTGAAAAACTATTAGAAGAAAATAAGACAAGAATATCTTTCTCTGAAAGATACAAAGTCATAATAGATAAGTATAATTCAGGAAATTCAAGTAATGAAAACTACTATGAAGATTTAATAGGTTTTGTAGATGACCTAAAAGAAGAAGATGAAAGAAATATCAAAGAAGGCTTGACAGATAAAGAATTAGAGTTATATGATCTATTGAAAAAAGACAATTTAACTAAAAAAGAAGAAGAACAAGTGAAATTATCAGCTAAAAAACTATATGAAGCTATTATGAGAGAAGATAGTGAAACAAAAGTTGTAGACTGGTATAAAGATGAACAACCTAGAAGAAAAGTAAAATTAAGAGTTGAGAAAGTATTAGATGATTTTTTACCTGATAGCTACAATTGA